The Desulfuromonas sp. genome includes a region encoding these proteins:
- a CDS encoding ATP-dependent RecD-like DNA helicase has protein sequence MFHLTQRVAWHDSNWTGTICLKPSNNSYCISLDRIRGEREGAKEDKAQGCSWSDLSQNDLPSCIAESAGFMNSQEWSREFRHPYSKNKKTKDTHGHLKPTTVKVPRFATFSVPFGWMLREHQKTVEEGLPTPLPSDKVSPFPSPWVFGRERQEALLDLMFGRISPEHSLVFFYCKEGQPVDESISRLVVGVGRILSVGQTTLYESDQSSTYPLWDRVVRHSIRPEGTDGFLMPYHEYLEPTGDSEEDERRRRLLKEIAIVPESTQIRSFSYAAELARADIALATIVQCLEAVRKIREHGIAKGPWPQREEWLNQQIASIWESRGAFPGTGSALEALGMRLGTSLHLELMASGALSSEENPWGKIDQIIRGEMKPPQPAYEADLKAVRQTWINLSDERKELFLLLSRMDLSPKQTKRWFNEHERNRATKRPVNDAEIIGNPYRIVECDLGDDKEPPVTLGTVDRALLPEDTIRAKHPVPEPSHIGSLGDARRIRAALVTVLSQAAVEGDALLSITETLELLELINQGNGFHIGQDWIFANREFLSDEIVILEIPSKDSTKSGVAALQLCDLKRREESLRKILAARARKELPSLKSDWTALVKKSIEESKSLFDEKNDRHIQALKEQSYALERLTTHKLSALTGKAGTGKTSVLGALLRCEDLVQDGILLLAPTGKARVRLGKAADAEAMTIAQFLYGLGRFDGIRQRPLFSGKEKYRKEKTVVIDECSMLTMDDLLAVFEALDLAHVQRLILVGDPNQLPPIGVGRPFADLVGYLEKMALEDDPNSRVLGSSLARLFVEVRTAVGAPSDTLRLASWFSREPQMVDSDRVLSEMELGSSFNDLEICFWNSPDELRATMLSQFQKYLDLNGAEDVDGFNAALGLDEKGWVPFDSPDGSENFQVLSPVRRHYYGVYALNRWIQQHFRKKELLNSRQGWGKVSLSDEEIVCKDKIIQTRNQKRKFFDGQNEGEEYLANGEIGMAATGTSKFLNIAFAGRPNKTFGYRGKDFPRGKGPLELAYVLTIHKSQGSEFQKVFVVLPKDCPLVSRELLYTALTRAKEKLILLIEGDNVSALYDLTRPEKSETARRNTNLFVGQGAVRERSDLIPYADHLIHRTDKGHMVRSKSELVIANKLFQMNLNYEYERVLEGTSEPGRLRPDFSFVDPAGDLIIWEHLGMLFRVDYQRSWEWKKAWYQKNGFVEGVNLFTTFDDENGGLDSSQLTAVADKIENMV, from the coding sequence ATGTTTCATTTGACACAACGTGTAGCCTGGCACGACAGCAATTGGACCGGGACAATATGTCTTAAGCCATCCAATAACTCATATTGCATATCCCTTGACAGGATCAGGGGAGAGCGTGAGGGCGCAAAAGAAGACAAAGCACAAGGCTGCTCTTGGTCGGATCTGTCCCAAAATGATTTACCCTCATGCATCGCCGAATCGGCTGGTTTTATGAACTCCCAAGAATGGTCACGGGAATTTCGCCACCCGTATAGTAAAAACAAAAAAACCAAGGACACCCATGGTCACCTCAAACCAACTACGGTAAAAGTGCCGAGGTTTGCCACATTTTCCGTTCCCTTCGGCTGGATGCTCCGAGAGCATCAAAAAACCGTAGAGGAAGGCCTGCCAACCCCCCTGCCATCCGACAAGGTGTCACCATTCCCATCTCCCTGGGTTTTTGGGCGCGAACGCCAAGAGGCTTTGCTAGATCTCATGTTCGGTCGAATATCCCCCGAACATTCCCTGGTCTTTTTTTACTGCAAAGAAGGGCAGCCCGTTGACGAGTCGATTTCAAGGTTGGTCGTCGGGGTTGGTCGCATCCTTTCCGTTGGGCAGACAACATTATACGAATCAGACCAGAGCAGCACCTACCCTCTTTGGGACCGGGTTGTCCGCCACTCCATCAGGCCAGAGGGAACCGATGGTTTCCTCATGCCCTACCATGAGTACCTCGAACCGACAGGCGATTCTGAAGAAGATGAACGTCGTCGCCGCCTTCTAAAAGAAATCGCCATCGTACCCGAATCAACCCAAATCCGTTCCTTTTCTTATGCCGCAGAACTTGCCCGAGCAGATATTGCGTTGGCTACCATCGTTCAGTGCTTAGAAGCGGTCCGCAAAATTCGCGAACATGGCATCGCAAAAGGCCCCTGGCCCCAACGGGAAGAATGGCTCAACCAGCAAATCGCCTCTATCTGGGAGAGCAGGGGGGCGTTTCCGGGTACGGGATCTGCGCTCGAAGCATTGGGTATGCGGCTTGGCACCTCGCTTCACCTAGAGCTTATGGCGTCTGGGGCATTATCCTCCGAAGAAAACCCTTGGGGGAAAATCGACCAAATTATCCGTGGAGAGATGAAGCCTCCCCAGCCTGCCTATGAGGCGGACCTGAAAGCTGTCCGGCAAACCTGGATCAACCTTTCCGACGAGAGAAAAGAGCTGTTTCTGCTCCTTTCCCGGATGGACCTTTCGCCCAAACAAACCAAGCGTTGGTTCAATGAACACGAACGGAACAGGGCCACAAAGCGGCCTGTAAATGACGCCGAAATTATTGGCAACCCTTATCGCATTGTTGAATGCGATTTGGGCGATGACAAAGAGCCGCCTGTTACTCTGGGTACGGTTGATCGTGCCTTACTCCCAGAAGATACCATTCGGGCAAAACACCCGGTTCCTGAACCATCCCATATAGGATCTTTGGGCGATGCCAGAAGAATTCGGGCCGCCCTGGTCACTGTTTTATCCCAGGCGGCAGTCGAAGGCGATGCCTTGCTGAGCATTACAGAAACCCTTGAACTCCTCGAATTGATAAACCAGGGAAATGGCTTCCACATAGGTCAGGATTGGATTTTCGCCAATCGGGAGTTTCTATCTGACGAGATTGTGATCCTTGAAATCCCGAGCAAAGATTCCACTAAGAGCGGAGTTGCCGCATTGCAGCTTTGTGATCTGAAGAGAAGGGAGGAAAGTCTTAGAAAAATCCTCGCGGCAAGGGCAAGAAAAGAACTCCCTTCCCTAAAATCTGACTGGACGGCCTTGGTCAAAAAATCCATTGAAGAGTCCAAGAGTTTATTTGACGAAAAAAACGATCGCCACATCCAGGCATTAAAAGAACAATCCTACGCATTGGAAAGGCTGACAACCCATAAGCTCAGTGCGTTGACAGGAAAGGCAGGCACAGGAAAAACCTCGGTTCTTGGCGCCCTTTTGAGGTGCGAGGATCTTGTCCAAGATGGAATCCTTTTGTTGGCTCCTACCGGAAAAGCGAGGGTACGCCTCGGCAAGGCTGCCGACGCTGAGGCCATGACGATCGCGCAGTTTCTTTACGGCCTAGGCCGCTTTGATGGCATTCGGCAGCGTCCTCTTTTCTCAGGCAAGGAGAAATACCGAAAAGAAAAGACGGTGGTCATAGATGAATGTTCAATGCTTACCATGGATGACCTTTTGGCCGTTTTCGAAGCACTTGACCTAGCACATGTCCAGAGGTTGATCCTTGTCGGTGATCCTAACCAGTTACCACCTATCGGGGTTGGAAGGCCCTTCGCGGACCTTGTTGGTTATCTTGAAAAGATGGCGCTGGAAGACGATCCCAATTCAAGAGTTTTGGGCTCTTCCCTAGCGCGTCTTTTCGTGGAAGTGCGCACTGCGGTGGGGGCCCCCTCGGACACCCTCCGCCTGGCATCCTGGTTTTCTCGGGAGCCACAGATGGTGGACTCTGACAGGGTTCTAAGTGAAATGGAGTTGGGCTCGTCATTCAATGATCTTGAAATTTGCTTCTGGAATTCTCCCGACGAGTTGCGGGCTACAATGTTGTCTCAATTCCAAAAGTACCTTGATCTGAATGGAGCCGAAGACGTTGACGGATTTAACGCTGCGCTCGGTTTGGATGAAAAAGGATGGGTACCGTTCGATTCTCCTGATGGCTCAGAGAATTTCCAGGTTCTTTCACCGGTTCGAAGGCACTATTATGGAGTTTATGCCCTGAACCGCTGGATTCAGCAACATTTTCGAAAAAAGGAATTGCTTAACTCGCGTCAAGGCTGGGGGAAGGTTTCCTTAAGTGACGAGGAAATTGTTTGCAAGGACAAGATAATCCAAACACGAAACCAGAAGAGAAAGTTTTTTGATGGTCAAAATGAAGGCGAGGAATACTTGGCCAATGGCGAAATCGGAATGGCAGCAACAGGAACGAGCAAATTCCTCAACATTGCTTTTGCAGGACGCCCCAACAAAACCTTTGGATACAGAGGTAAGGATTTCCCCAGGGGGAAAGGGCCTCTGGAACTCGCATACGTCTTAACCATCCACAAATCCCAAGGCAGTGAATTCCAAAAAGTATTCGTCGTCCTCCCTAAAGATTGTCCATTAGTCTCAAGGGAACTACTGTACACAGCATTGACGAGGGCAAAGGAAAAACTGATCCTATTGATCGAAGGTGACAACGTCAGCGCCCTCTACGATCTGACGAGACCAGAAAAGTCCGAAACTGCCCGACGCAATACCAATCTTTTTGTTGGGCAAGGCGCCGTAAGGGAGCGGTCAGACTTGATACCCTACGCCGACCATCTTATTCACCGTACTGATAAAGGGCATATGGTTCGCAGTAAGTCGGAACTTGTCATAGCCAACAAACTTTTCCAAATGAATTTGAACTATGAGTATGAACGGGTCCTGGAAGGGACATCTGAACCAGGACGCCTGCGACCCGATTTTTCATTCGTTGATCCGGCCGGGGACCTCATCATCTGGGAACACCTGGGGATGCTTTTCAGAGTTGATTATCAGCGCTCCTGGGAGTGGAAGAAAGCTTGGTACCAGAAAAATGGGTTTGTTGAAGGCGTCAATCTTTTTACGACCTTCGATGATGAAAACGGCGGATTGGACTCCTCGCAGCTAACCGCAGTAGCAGATAAGATTGAAAATATGGTGTAA
- a CDS encoding helicase-related protein yields MNNLLHMATVELSQYLSVQLPELADDWWNKHVVGRLSFQQQRMVENRGFKTLQELDFAALLRIMDQNWFELSNTLNLPREGRTWLKELQTVRNKWAHLSAETMPASEIYRDADTLGRLMGMLGAGQVAIDTVEATKSEAVAAMADSICSVTPEPSASSLQQVVAIAPESKMTPVSASEQMSAKPASLFKVGDLVALRSNPSELMPVLEIIPGGGECRYSVFHNNSKTTYYESQLLTPVEASEEHKILTVKQLQAHLTSLQILSPSTTNLFSLRSGRVQFVPYQYRPVMKLIRSDRPRLLIADEVGVGKTIEAGLIIKELRARMELSSVLVICPKALVAERKWANEMKRFDENFTALDGPLLRHCLNETHLDGEWPDQYSKAILPFSLFDSKLVFGPEGRKKKRDQGLLSLEPPPKFDLVIVDEAHHIRNSDTFLHQGVRYFCDHAQAVLLLTATPVQLGSSDLFTLLNVLRPDLIIDHASFRQMAEPNGLINQAVQHCRTGQDGWQHDARGCLDDVAQTEWGRLFLRESPTFQNVYDKLGEDDLGDKERVELTHAIESLYTFSPLINRTRRRDIGEFTTRKPETVTVDFTSDQKELHNELLDIVARILTFCHGQKNVKFMMTTIRRQAASCLYGLAPMLQDLLVGKLDQIESMEASDNDTDIDLGFVSEVRSDVEDLLEKARHLEPYDPKIEAFMEILVDKSKLENNKALVFSTFRHTLAYLAVHTEKTGLRYGLIHGNVPDDERAELRRRFALPKEHDEAIDILLSSEVGCEGLDFQFCDFLVNYDLPWNPMRIEQRIGRIDRYGQQSETVAIINFVTPGTVDADIYGRCLWRIGVFQHAVGGSEEILGEITQKIHDIADSFVLTTEEREQRLKQLADNGIRQVREEQELETKQAELFGLNVPKQTWQEEIEAAETFWLSQEAIQGCVRTYLAERLEEEVEHLLGEKPLKTLRISQQARNKLLADYKKLKRSNEPMAREWEKWLKGAHPTISITFDQEVAAENPKAIHLSVAHPLVRQAAHCLRLDDPVDVAISVQHTDLPPGEHHFAIYRWKKQGVKSDETLIAVAARQEIENALLTLLQMGSDNRKHSPLSISERDTLDMRHHLKWTEARGNHIAENRQIVELRAQSLTVSHQARCKAIGDQLAVATNDKIRLMKEGELARANADFSRHMEQVQQAAERADILAVPAVFGTLEIVGGGQS; encoded by the coding sequence ATGAACAACCTTCTTCACATGGCCACGGTCGAACTATCTCAATATCTTTCAGTGCAATTACCAGAATTGGCCGATGACTGGTGGAATAAACATGTTGTTGGACGCCTTAGTTTCCAGCAGCAGCGAATGGTTGAAAATCGCGGGTTCAAGACTCTACAGGAACTTGATTTCGCAGCACTGCTGCGGATTATGGATCAGAACTGGTTTGAATTATCCAACACCCTTAACTTGCCACGAGAAGGGCGGACGTGGTTGAAAGAGTTGCAAACCGTGCGCAACAAATGGGCCCATCTCTCGGCAGAAACGATGCCGGCAAGTGAGATTTACCGTGATGCCGACACCCTGGGACGTTTGATGGGAATGTTGGGGGCTGGACAGGTTGCTATCGACACGGTGGAAGCAACCAAGTCTGAAGCGGTAGCTGCGATGGCAGATTCGATCTGTTCGGTGACACCAGAACCATCTGCGTCATCGCTTCAACAAGTTGTTGCCATTGCTCCTGAATCGAAAATGACACCCGTGAGCGCATCCGAGCAAATGAGTGCAAAGCCGGCCTCCCTATTCAAGGTGGGCGACCTGGTCGCATTACGATCAAACCCTTCCGAGCTGATGCCAGTGCTTGAGATAATCCCAGGGGGCGGGGAATGCCGCTATAGTGTTTTTCACAACAACTCTAAAACCACATATTATGAGAGTCAGTTGCTCACCCCGGTGGAGGCCTCTGAAGAACACAAGATCCTTACCGTCAAACAACTCCAGGCCCATTTGACCAGCCTACAAATTCTTTCACCAAGCACAACAAATCTTTTTTCTCTCCGCTCGGGACGCGTTCAATTCGTCCCCTATCAGTACAGGCCCGTAATGAAGCTAATCCGGTCTGATCGACCTCGCCTGCTGATAGCAGATGAAGTCGGGGTGGGAAAGACCATCGAGGCCGGTCTGATTATCAAGGAGTTGCGGGCCCGAATGGAACTCAGTTCTGTGCTAGTGATCTGCCCAAAGGCTCTGGTGGCGGAGCGCAAGTGGGCCAATGAAATGAAGCGCTTCGATGAAAACTTCACAGCCTTGGACGGTCCGTTGTTGCGCCACTGCCTAAACGAAACACATCTGGATGGGGAATGGCCGGATCAGTATTCAAAAGCCATCCTCCCGTTTTCCCTGTTCGACTCCAAGCTCGTCTTTGGGCCAGAGGGCCGGAAAAAGAAAAGAGACCAGGGGCTATTAAGCCTTGAACCGCCCCCAAAGTTCGATCTGGTGATCGTGGACGAAGCGCACCACATCAGAAACTCAGACACCTTTTTACATCAAGGGGTTCGGTATTTCTGCGACCATGCCCAGGCCGTACTGCTGCTCACGGCGACACCGGTTCAACTTGGCAGTTCGGATTTGTTCACCCTGCTGAATGTCCTTCGCCCAGACCTGATCATCGACCATGCTAGTTTCAGGCAGATGGCTGAGCCAAACGGGCTGATCAATCAGGCGGTTCAGCATTGCCGAACAGGACAAGATGGTTGGCAGCATGATGCTCGCGGCTGTCTGGATGATGTCGCTCAGACGGAATGGGGCAGACTGTTCCTGCGTGAGTCACCCACTTTTCAGAATGTCTATGACAAATTGGGGGAGGACGACCTTGGCGATAAAGAGCGGGTTGAACTCACCCACGCCATCGAGTCTCTCTACACCTTCAGCCCGCTGATCAACAGAACGCGACGCCGCGACATCGGCGAGTTCACCACCCGAAAGCCAGAAACCGTTACTGTTGACTTCACCTCGGACCAAAAGGAACTCCACAATGAGTTGTTGGACATAGTCGCACGCATTCTGACCTTCTGCCACGGCCAAAAGAATGTGAAATTTATGATGACTACCATCCGTCGACAAGCTGCGAGCTGCCTTTACGGGTTGGCGCCGATGCTCCAAGACCTTTTGGTCGGCAAATTGGATCAGATTGAGTCGATGGAGGCTAGCGACAACGATACCGATATTGATTTAGGCTTTGTCAGCGAGGTTCGCTCTGACGTGGAAGATTTGCTGGAAAAGGCACGTCATCTGGAACCGTATGACCCTAAGATCGAAGCCTTTATGGAGATACTGGTCGACAAAAGCAAACTGGAAAACAACAAAGCCCTGGTCTTTAGCACATTCCGACATACTCTGGCCTATCTTGCGGTGCACACCGAAAAGACAGGGTTACGCTATGGGTTGATCCACGGCAACGTGCCGGATGACGAGCGTGCTGAACTGCGGCGCCGGTTTGCATTGCCCAAAGAGCATGATGAGGCGATTGACATCTTGCTTTCGTCTGAAGTCGGCTGTGAGGGTCTCGATTTTCAGTTCTGTGATTTCCTGGTCAACTACGACCTACCTTGGAACCCGATGCGAATTGAACAAAGGATTGGCCGTATTGACCGATATGGGCAACAGAGCGAGACGGTCGCCATTATCAACTTCGTCACCCCCGGAACAGTCGATGCCGACATCTACGGGCGCTGCCTGTGGCGAATTGGTGTATTTCAGCATGCTGTCGGTGGCAGCGAAGAAATCCTAGGGGAGATCACTCAAAAAATACATGACATAGCAGATAGTTTCGTTTTGACCACAGAAGAGCGTGAGCAGCGATTAAAGCAGCTTGCTGACAACGGAATCCGACAGGTGCGCGAAGAGCAAGAGCTTGAAACCAAACAGGCCGAACTCTTTGGCTTAAATGTACCGAAACAGACTTGGCAAGAGGAAATTGAAGCCGCGGAAACCTTCTGGCTTTCACAAGAAGCCATACAGGGCTGCGTGCGCACATATCTTGCGGAGCGGCTTGAAGAAGAGGTCGAACATTTGCTTGGAGAAAAACCTCTGAAGACTTTGCGTATAAGCCAGCAAGCACGCAACAAACTACTTGCCGACTACAAAAAACTGAAGCGCTCCAATGAGCCCATGGCCAGGGAATGGGAAAAGTGGCTGAAGGGGGCCCACCCGACGATCTCGATAACGTTCGACCAAGAGGTAGCAGCAGAGAACCCCAAAGCTATACACCTATCTGTGGCTCACCCCCTAGTGAGGCAAGCCGCGCATTGCCTGAGGCTTGATGACCCGGTAGATGTTGCAATTTCGGTCCAACACACCGACCTTCCACCAGGGGAGCATCATTTTGCCATCTACCGTTGGAAGAAGCAGGGCGTTAAATCTGACGAAACACTCATCGCTGTAGCCGCAAGGCAAGAAATAGAAAATGCCCTGCTCACGCTTCTCCAAATGGGTTCAGACAATAGAAAACATAGCCCACTGAGCATTTCCGAGCGCGATACTCTAGACATGCGACACCACCTCAAGTGGACGGAAGCACGCGGCAATCATATTGCAGAAAATCGTCAAATCGTGGAACTGCGGGCACAAAGTCTGACGGTAAGTCATCAAGCACGATGCAAGGCCATAGGGGATCAGCTAGCGGTAGCCACAAACGACAAGATTCGGCTGATGAAAGAAGGGGAACTTGCTCGCGCCAATGCTGACTTTTCACGTCACATGGAACAGGTTCAGCAGGCCGCCGAACGAGCTGACATTTTGGCAGTACCCGCGGTGTTCGGAACTTTGGAAATTGTGGGGGGGGGGCAGTCATGA
- a CDS encoding N-6 DNA methylase produces MPHVSSQSQFWKVLGNFRANSEFGSHEIAPRLAALIYLRWADFQEAEKEAIAAFDDTDYEPVLPAAMHWRTWHSYPPEKLHDLLSHQLPAKLEALGNVRHKPLATHLHRMAGSVALFGSFNPRFLGRLVDWLADHPFETPADRLKLLSLFDEFLSQSIKGTQGGVRESLDPKWISQLVALLGAPSSGERIYDPCFGSAGYLTAACEQVTAKNEQGFSRSASPPLSISGVELNADAFIIGLTRLALAGIDDPKLELGNSLERTASNNPNKEGFDLVLANPPWGMRVNANGLDHFPVKTNDATGLFIQHSLSQLRPDGRAVIVVPQGFLFRGGQEQKLRRILLEQHAVEAVIQLPANAFAPYTSVRSSILLLRRSGPTKSVRMVDAASFFDEGPRKEPAILRKDMANELVRRVRSPQLANNCWDASIDELEEAEWDLSPRNRGQSGLESVLESLRVETKITKLSECCLIVSGRAIKSSELTDNPRSDISLPYIRIKDIHRGQAAKGSSWLKADFAQEIDPKWKLKAGDVLVSKSGTIGKVGMVRNGAVGAIAASGLFILRPDPGKIDPYYLSAYLNSAECRAWLESKTRGAVINHLSKKVVDELLVPLPPLQIQKRVAESHLEHQTDALAFLSQLLLEKEGDPIVKWIDDALFFLKEDSSSKPHDLMPLLVALGSAFNKKSNLASRNISEHPLSVWVQSLDKVSQILNGTNGVPLGPTYFSLLQQTYVALKESLNDIKGHMPADNRARELSKFFDGRIQAAIAWLVEDINVTVSCDTLALFRGDHESIEIVIANESPLPVRNFSFKTTPDWGSEEIGYLAERSEKTVQISGKVPNECESFSLFFELQYVSMDGRQLEGVVELPFELGARHYVEREAAPDMGASPYVCGAPITPKRSDVFFGRDELLESIRRQIRLTGNVVLLEGNRRAGKTSILSHLSGKNGVEGWLGVYSSLQGAAGSEDGVGVPTVEVFRSIARSIAKTTYELGLDTPLPNGEMLPADKKPLALPKACREGISAEPFVEFESYLNVILDLLEEQNLGLLLMLDEFDKLQEGIENGVTSSQVPENFRYLVQTYPRFSAILTGSRRLKRLREEYWSALYGLGTRIGVTSLDASAAERLITEPVKDRLTYSRESIKRAIYLTSGQPFLLQCLCNRIFEMSAQLKTRSITLNIVNRSGLSLVEDNEHFASLWDYAGSDRRRFLLALCHKEAAGPDPLRLGVIQERLLNAGIEVSDDDIISDLEYLQELELIEWAGESTGKYYRLAIPLMGVWIDKQRDMDVVLSRAKIESEGSHD; encoded by the coding sequence ATGCCTCACGTATCGTCACAATCTCAGTTCTGGAAAGTCCTCGGCAACTTCAGGGCAAATTCTGAGTTTGGGTCGCATGAAATCGCCCCAAGGCTAGCAGCCCTGATATATTTGCGTTGGGCCGACTTTCAGGAAGCCGAGAAAGAAGCCATCGCGGCTTTTGATGACACCGATTATGAACCAGTTCTTCCCGCTGCAATGCATTGGCGAACCTGGCATTCCTATCCTCCTGAAAAGCTTCACGACCTTTTGTCCCATCAGCTACCCGCTAAGCTGGAAGCATTGGGAAATGTTCGGCATAAGCCCCTGGCCACTCATCTGCATCGTATGGCCGGTTCCGTTGCGCTATTTGGTTCGTTTAACCCGCGTTTCTTGGGACGTCTGGTTGACTGGCTAGCTGACCACCCCTTTGAAACTCCCGCAGATCGTTTAAAGCTCCTCAGCCTTTTCGATGAGTTTTTAAGTCAATCAATCAAGGGAACACAGGGTGGCGTTCGTGAAAGTCTGGACCCTAAATGGATCAGCCAATTGGTTGCGCTGCTGGGAGCACCTTCCTCAGGTGAGCGAATTTACGACCCATGTTTCGGCTCGGCGGGCTATCTGACAGCGGCCTGCGAACAAGTCACTGCCAAAAACGAACAAGGCTTTAGCCGCAGTGCTAGCCCACCGCTTTCCATAAGTGGCGTCGAGCTGAATGCCGATGCATTTATTATCGGCCTGACCCGACTCGCTCTCGCTGGAATCGACGATCCAAAGCTTGAACTTGGCAATAGCTTGGAACGGACCGCCTCCAATAATCCCAACAAGGAGGGGTTCGACTTGGTGCTGGCAAATCCCCCTTGGGGTATGCGTGTCAACGCCAACGGACTCGATCATTTTCCGGTAAAAACAAACGATGCCACTGGCTTGTTTATCCAACACTCCCTGTCGCAACTACGCCCAGATGGTCGGGCGGTTATTGTCGTTCCTCAGGGATTTCTCTTTCGAGGAGGGCAAGAGCAGAAACTGCGTCGTATTTTGCTTGAACAACACGCCGTTGAAGCTGTAATCCAATTGCCCGCAAATGCTTTTGCTCCATACACATCGGTCCGATCAAGCATTCTACTTTTACGCCGTAGTGGTCCGACAAAAAGCGTACGGATGGTCGATGCCGCGTCCTTTTTTGACGAAGGGCCGCGCAAAGAGCCAGCCATTCTTCGTAAAGATATGGCGAATGAGCTGGTAAGGCGAGTTCGTAGCCCACAACTTGCTAATAATTGTTGGGATGCCTCCATTGATGAGCTTGAAGAAGCAGAGTGGGATCTTTCGCCCCGTAACCGTGGCCAAAGTGGCCTTGAAAGTGTTCTAGAGTCCCTACGAGTTGAGACAAAGATAACCAAGCTGAGTGAATGCTGCCTGATAGTTTCTGGCCGCGCAATCAAGTCGTCAGAGCTGACTGATAATCCGCGAAGTGACATATCCCTTCCATACATCCGGATCAAGGACATTCACCGAGGACAGGCTGCAAAAGGGTCTTCATGGCTAAAAGCTGACTTTGCTCAAGAGATTGATCCGAAGTGGAAGCTTAAAGCCGGAGATGTTCTTGTCTCAAAGTCAGGGACTATCGGCAAAGTCGGTATGGTACGCAATGGTGCAGTAGGAGCTATTGCGGCAAGTGGTTTGTTCATTCTTCGTCCTGATCCAGGAAAGATCGATCCATACTACTTATCGGCATACCTGAACAGTGCCGAGTGTCGCGCTTGGCTTGAAAGCAAAACACGTGGGGCCGTCATCAATCACCTTTCAAAAAAGGTTGTCGATGAACTCCTTGTCCCTCTCCCCCCTCTGCAGATTCAGAAGCGCGTCGCTGAAAGTCACCTTGAGCACCAAACGGATGCACTGGCCTTCCTTTCCCAGCTATTGCTGGAAAAAGAAGGGGACCCAATCGTTAAGTGGATAGATGACGCACTCTTTTTTCTCAAGGAAGATTCCTCATCGAAACCCCATGACCTTATGCCTCTTCTGGTTGCTCTTGGTAGTGCCTTCAATAAAAAAAGCAATTTAGCTTCCCGGAACATTTCTGAACATCCCCTCTCTGTCTGGGTCCAATCTTTGGACAAAGTTTCTCAAATATTGAATGGCACAAATGGAGTTCCTCTCGGGCCTACATATTTTTCATTGCTTCAACAAACGTATGTGGCTCTCAAAGAGTCTTTAAATGATATCAAGGGGCACATGCCCGCGGACAACCGCGCACGGGAATTGTCTAAGTTTTTTGATGGTCGAATCCAGGCTGCGATTGCCTGGCTGGTTGAAGATATCAACGTGACCGTAAGTTGCGATACCTTAGCACTCTTCCGTGGAGACCATGAATCGATTGAAATTGTAATTGCAAACGAAAGTCCTCTTCCCGTACGCAATTTTTCTTTCAAGACAACACCAGATTGGGGCAGTGAAGAAATTGGCTACCTGGCTGAGAGATCTGAAAAGACAGTTCAGATTAGCGGAAAAGTACCCAATGAATGCGAATCATTCTCACTGTTTTTCGAACTTCAATACGTGTCAATGGATGGTCGACAGCTAGAGGGCGTGGTTGAGTTACCGTTTGAGTTGGGGGCAAGGCACTATGTCGAAAGAGAAGCTGCTCCTGATATGGGGGCTAGTCCGTATGTCTGCGGGGCGCCGATTACACCCAAACGAAGTGATGTTTTTTTTGGACGTGATGAGCTACTGGAAAGCATTAGACGGCAGATCAGGTTGACGGGTAACGTCGTTCTTTTGGAGGGAAACCGTCGCGCAGGGAAAACCTCTATTCTTTCGCACCTTTCCGGCAAAAATGGTGTCGAAGGATGGCTCGGAGTATACAGTAGTTTGCAGGGGGCTGCGGGGAGTGAAGACGGTGTAGGAGTGCCGACCGTTGAAGTGTTCAGAAGCATCGCGAGATCAATCGCAAAAACTACTTATGAACTTGGCCTTGATACTCCTTTGCCAAACGGAGAAATGCTACCTGCCGACAAAAAACCTCTAGCGCTACCAAAAGCTTGCCGCGAGGGGATATCGGCGGAGCCATTTGTCGAATTTGAATCCTACCTCAATGTCATACTTGATTTGTTGGAGGAACAGAATCTGGGCTTATTATTGATGCTCGATGAGTTCGATAAGCTCCAGGAAGGAATCGAAAATGGAGTCACTTCTTCGCAAGTGCCAGAAAATTTTCGTTATTTAGTTCAGACATATCCTCGCTTTTCGGCGATTCTCACGGGCTCGCGGCGCCTAAAACGATTACGGGAAGAATACTGGTCAGCCCTATATGGTCTCGGAACTCGGATTGGCGTCACCTCCCTTGATGCATCAGCGGCAGAGCGTCTGATTACGGAACCAGTCAAAGACCGACTGACTTATTCCCGAGAATCAATAAAACGGGCCATTTATCTCACTTCTGGCCAACCATTTTTGCTGCAATGCTTGTGCAATCGTATTTTCGAAATGTCCGCACAGCTCAAAACGCGTTCAATTACTCTGAACATTGTAAATCGTTCAGGCTTGTCGTTGGTCGAAGACAATGAGCATTTTGCCAGTCTATGGGACTACGCAGGATCAGACCGGCGACGCTTTCTTTTGGCCCTTTGTCATAAAGAAGCTGCAGGACCAGACCCGCTGCGTCTTGGGGTCATCCAAGAGCGGTTGCTGAATGCCGGTATTGAGGTGAGTGACGATGATATCATTTCCGATCTCGAATATTTACAAGAGTTGGAATTGATTGAGTGGGCTGGAGAATCCACTGGCAAGTATTACAGGCTCGCCATCCCGCTGATGGGCGTTTGGATTGATAAACAACGTGATATGGATGTGGTGTTGTCCAGGGCAAAGATCGAATCGGAGGGGTCGCATGATTGA